A region of the Candidatus Methylomirabilota bacterium genome:
GGTCGTTTGCCGTCTTGAGGTAGTCGCCCACGCCGAAGCCCTGGCGGCTCGTGAACATGCCCCGCTTGCCGAGCGGCGCGAACTTGCCCGCCTCGACCACGGCCTCGGCTTCCCCGCGCGTGTTGACGTGCGGCACCACGATGCCCTGGGCGCCGCGGTCGAGGGTGCGATAGATCGTGGCGTAGTCGTTGTCCATCACGCGGACCACGGAGGTCATGCCCCAGAGATCGCACGCCCGGGTCAGGTTGCCCAGATCGGCGTAGTCGACGCCACCGTGCTCGCCCTCCAGCCAGATCCCGTCGGCGCCGAGCGGACCGAGCTGATCGATCAGGTCAGGTTCGTTGGTGCCGGCCAGGATGGTCGCCACCTGCCCGGCGGCCAGCCGTTGCTTCACGCGGTTCGGTCGGATGCTCATGCGGTCTCCCTTTCTTCTCTCGTATT
Encoded here:
- a CDS encoding aldolase/citrate lyase family protein codes for the protein YERRKGDRMSIRPNRVKQRLAAGQVATILAGTNEPDLIDQLGPLGADGIWLEGEHGGVDYADLGNLTRACDLWGMTSVVRVMDNDYATIYRTLDRGAQGIVVPHVNTRGEAEAVVEAGKFAPLGKRGMFTSRQGFGVGDYLKTANDQSLLIVLLEDIVAVQNLDDILKVDHIDVFFVAPSDLATSMGHIGDTGHPEVQQTIDGAIAKIVQSGRAAGTLVNAANVERYTRMGVRAIMTSFFPWIQAGAKDLMDRAASGARA